One window of Heliomicrobium undosum genomic DNA carries:
- the trmB gene encoding tRNA (guanosine(46)-N7)-methyltransferase TrmB produces the protein MRLRRIPGTREKILQYTPWLVTEPAEWQGRWQDYIASRFGFQRPEPVEIHLELGTGRGRFINEMARECPERFWIGAELREEVLLDALELAKKWEAPNLAFLWIDVEQTVDIFGAGEVDGIYLNFSDPWPKARHAKRRLTHRRFLERYRRYLKTGGKVRFKTDNENLFRFSLEEFEANSFALEQVTFDLHKDPALETMALSARVMTEYERRFSRQGMPIYRCEAALCSRD, from the coding sequence ATGCGGTTACGACGAATCCCAGGTACGCGGGAAAAGATTTTGCAGTATACCCCTTGGCTGGTGACGGAGCCTGCGGAATGGCAAGGCCGGTGGCAGGACTATATCGCCAGTCGGTTCGGTTTTCAACGGCCGGAGCCGGTGGAGATCCATCTGGAACTCGGCACAGGCAGGGGACGGTTTATCAATGAAATGGCCCGGGAGTGTCCCGAACGCTTCTGGATTGGCGCTGAACTGCGCGAGGAGGTCCTCCTGGACGCGCTGGAACTGGCGAAAAAGTGGGAGGCGCCCAACCTGGCTTTTCTGTGGATCGATGTGGAGCAGACCGTCGACATCTTTGGCGCCGGCGAGGTCGACGGCATCTACCTAAACTTCTCCGACCCCTGGCCCAAAGCGCGTCATGCAAAGCGGCGGCTGACCCACCGGCGCTTTCTGGAACGTTACCGGCGTTATCTAAAAACGGGCGGCAAGGTCCGTTTCAAGACGGACAATGAGAACCTCTTCCGGTTTTCCCTGGAGGAGTTCGAGGCCAACAGTTTCGCGCTCGAACAGGTAACTTTCGATCTGCACAAGGACCCTGCGCTGGAGACAATGGCGTTGTCGGCAAGGGTGATGACGGAGTATGAGCGCCGATTCTCCCGTCAGGGGATGCCGATTTATCGCTGTGAGGCGGCGCTGTGCTCTCGGGATTGA
- a CDS encoding flavodoxin family protein, whose product MKKVILISGSPRQKGNTMQVLQACAEAIQASGMETEIVSLAGKNIQSCVACGQCKSGKCALNDGLNEIIDKIRDAQGLVVGAPVYFGTARGDLMSAVQRISMVSMASDRFLSWKVGGPIAVGRRGGLTSTLQEMLMFYFISEMIVAGSTYWNIVFGRNPGEAMNDEEGLRTVRRFGENVAKLIEKIHTY is encoded by the coding sequence ATGAAGAAAGTCATCCTCATCTCAGGAAGCCCCCGTCAAAAAGGCAATACGATGCAGGTGCTGCAAGCCTGCGCTGAGGCGATTCAGGCATCGGGCATGGAGACGGAGATTGTCTCTTTGGCCGGAAAGAACATCCAGTCCTGTGTCGCTTGCGGCCAATGCAAGTCGGGCAAATGCGCCCTCAATGACGGCCTGAATGAGATCATCGATAAAATCCGGGACGCCCAGGGTCTAGTGGTGGGCGCGCCCGTCTATTTCGGAACGGCCCGGGGCGACCTGATGTCGGCGGTGCAGCGGATCAGCATGGTCTCCATGGCCAGCGACCGCTTCTTGTCCTGGAAGGTGGGCGGCCCCATCGCCGTCGGCCGGCGCGGCGGCTTGACGTCGACGCTCCAGGAGATGCTGATGTTTTACTTTATCAGCGAGATGATCGTCGCCGGATCCACCTACTGGAATATCGTCTTTGGCCGCAACCCCGGCGAGGCGATGAATGATGAGGAAGGCCTGCGTACGGTGCGCCGTTTCGGCGAGAATGTGGCGAAGTTGATCGAGAAGATCCATACCTATTGA
- a CDS encoding DUF362 domain-containing protein: protein MTGKGKAVAITACRSYEQGEIDTAVARLLERLGGLAVTIRPGMRVALKPNLVMGKDPAAAVTTHPALVEAVAKAVIALGATPFIVDSPGGPSANTAGLRMVYKKTGMAAVAERLGIEVSYDTAEVEVPLTERSPLRKVSFLKVLYEADAIINLPKIKTHAQTGYTGAVKNLYGAIPGMRKAEYHFRVQERKPFGELLVELNLALRPALTVMDGVIGMEGDGPTAGEPKPFGYLLASRCPFSLDHYALSLIAVKDIEMDRVAQARGLVGPLLLLDDGERITPVPFRPASHRRVNFVENHLPPFLARPISRSLRPLPAFDRDKCIGCRICLQSCPADALQMEGIPQLDKDKCIGCLCCQEMCPERAVEVRQTGLSRLLFGSRR, encoded by the coding sequence TTGACCGGAAAAGGAAAAGCAGTGGCGATCACGGCCTGCCGGAGTTATGAACAGGGGGAGATAGACACCGCTGTCGCGCGCCTGCTGGAGCGTCTGGGCGGCTTAGCCGTCACGATCCGCCCTGGCATGCGGGTCGCCCTCAAACCGAATCTGGTGATGGGGAAAGATCCGGCAGCCGCCGTGACGACCCATCCGGCCCTGGTGGAAGCTGTCGCCAAGGCGGTCATCGCCTTGGGGGCGACGCCTTTCATTGTCGACAGCCCCGGCGGTCCCTCGGCCAACACGGCCGGATTGAGGATGGTCTATAAAAAGACGGGCATGGCTGCCGTGGCGGAGCGGTTAGGCATCGAGGTCAGTTATGACACGGCCGAAGTCGAAGTTCCCCTCACGGAGCGGAGCCCGCTGCGCAAAGTGTCCTTCCTCAAAGTGCTCTACGAAGCCGACGCCATCATCAACCTACCCAAGATCAAGACCCATGCCCAGACGGGTTACACGGGGGCGGTCAAAAACCTCTACGGCGCCATCCCGGGGATGCGCAAGGCCGAATACCATTTCCGGGTGCAGGAGCGAAAGCCCTTCGGCGAACTGCTGGTGGAACTCAACCTGGCCCTCCGTCCGGCGCTGACGGTGATGGACGGCGTCATCGGCATGGAGGGAGACGGGCCGACGGCGGGGGAACCGAAACCATTCGGGTACCTGCTGGCCTCGCGCTGTCCCTTCAGCCTGGACCACTACGCCCTGTCCCTGATCGCCGTCAAGGACATCGAGATGGACCGCGTCGCCCAGGCGCGGGGGCTCGTCGGACCGCTGCTCCTGTTGGATGATGGTGAAAGGATCACGCCGGTTCCTTTCCGCCCGGCCTCGCACCGCCGGGTCAACTTCGTCGAAAACCACCTGCCGCCCTTCTTAGCCAGACCCATCTCACGTTCGCTAAGGCCCTTGCCCGCCTTCGACCGTGACAAGTGTATCGGTTGCCGCATCTGCCTGCAGAGTTGTCCCGCCGACGCGCTACAGATGGAGGGGATCCCCCAACTGGACAAGGACAAGTGCATCGGTTGCCTCTGCTGCCAGGAGATGTGCCCCGAGCGGGCCGTCGAGGTGCGCCAGACGGGACTTAGCCGGTTGCTCTTCGGTTCTCGCCGCTGA
- a CDS encoding TMEM165/GDT1 family protein codes for MEAFWASTIFVVLAEMGDKTQLLGMAFATRYKAATVLAGVFVATLLNHLLAVALGDYLTAFVPMETIQLAAAISFIFFGLWTVRGDELEGEDKKEYFGPFLTVTIAFFIAEMGDKTQLASVALAAKYHNLIPVWMGTTTGMMISNVIGILVGVVLGKKIPERIVKYASAAIFIFFGYAGIIATVHDPAMRYAVVAGITVITGIALYMLTRGGKEPARSE; via the coding sequence ATGGAAGCATTCTGGGCATCCACCATCTTTGTTGTGCTGGCGGAAATGGGAGACAAGACACAGTTGCTGGGCATGGCCTTTGCCACCCGCTATAAGGCGGCGACGGTCCTGGCCGGTGTCTTCGTCGCCACGCTGCTCAACCATCTCCTGGCGGTGGCGCTGGGGGATTACCTGACCGCATTTGTTCCGATGGAGACGATCCAACTGGCGGCGGCCATTTCCTTTATCTTCTTCGGTCTTTGGACGGTCCGCGGCGATGAATTGGAGGGGGAGGACAAGAAGGAGTACTTCGGCCCCTTCCTGACGGTGACGATCGCCTTTTTTATCGCCGAGATGGGGGACAAGACCCAGTTGGCCAGCGTCGCCCTGGCGGCGAAGTATCACAACCTGATCCCCGTCTGGATGGGCACGACGACAGGGATGATGATCTCGAATGTGATTGGCATCCTCGTCGGTGTCGTCCTCGGCAAGAAGATCCCCGAACGGATCGTCAAATACGCCTCGGCGGCGATTTTTATCTTCTTCGGTTACGCCGGAATCATCGCCACCGTTCACGATCCGGCGATGCGCTATGCGGTGGTGGCGGGGATCACGGTGATCACGGGGATCGCCTTATACATGCTGACGCGGGGGGGAAAAGAACCTGCCCGTTCGGAGTGA
- a CDS encoding efflux RND transporter periplasmic adaptor subunit — protein sequence MPNQQIHRKIGVKAIALGCVVATALTLTGCSGGAAPDSKVHKVVVETVGEQGLNKARVVTGRVMGETESAIMSKLNARIVKVLVDVGQEVTAGQPLIQLDDRDYRVALAQAEANLRAAQARLADTENGARPQERQQMEQKVTAAAASLDIAKKTMERTQSLFDAGAASKNQLESAQLALTQAQTTYEQLLQQQSQMLEGATAQTLESLRAAVAQMSAIVDQARLNLEATVLTAPVNGRIASKPAHEGEMAATAPAANTLLTIVSSEPVVEASVPEEYIKQIQVGQAMKARIEQVSSEVFEAKVIAVSPIANSASKEYPVKLSLPQSGLWKSGMYAEVTLPNGEARSPIVVSKNAVVKRGSERVIMVTDGSTVTTRPVLTGRSDGSNIEILSGLNGGEKIITVGQNDLKDGDAIQVIAEKGAAK from the coding sequence ATGCCGAACCAACAAATCCATCGGAAAATCGGTGTCAAAGCGATCGCCCTGGGGTGTGTCGTTGCGACAGCGCTCACCCTCACCGGCTGCAGCGGCGGAGCGGCCCCCGATTCGAAGGTACATAAAGTGGTCGTCGAAACAGTGGGGGAACAGGGACTTAACAAGGCCCGTGTGGTAACCGGACGGGTCATGGGGGAAACGGAATCGGCCATCATGAGCAAGCTCAACGCCAGGATCGTCAAGGTCCTCGTCGATGTGGGACAAGAAGTCACAGCCGGTCAGCCGCTGATTCAACTGGATGACCGCGACTACCGCGTCGCCCTCGCCCAGGCAGAAGCAAACCTGAGGGCCGCCCAGGCGCGGCTGGCTGACACGGAAAACGGCGCGCGGCCGCAGGAGCGGCAGCAGATGGAACAAAAGGTGACCGCTGCGGCGGCTTCCCTGGACATCGCCAAGAAGACGATGGAACGGACGCAGTCGCTCTTTGACGCCGGCGCAGCCTCGAAAAATCAACTCGAGTCGGCCCAACTGGCCCTGACACAGGCCCAGACCACCTACGAGCAGTTGCTGCAGCAACAGAGCCAGATGCTCGAAGGGGCCACCGCCCAGACGCTGGAGAGCCTAAGAGCCGCCGTGGCGCAGATGAGCGCTATCGTCGACCAGGCGCGGCTGAACCTCGAAGCGACAGTGCTCACCGCTCCCGTCAACGGCCGCATTGCCTCCAAGCCTGCCCATGAAGGGGAGATGGCGGCTACAGCGCCTGCGGCCAACACGTTGCTGACCATCGTCAGCAGCGAACCGGTGGTGGAAGCGAGCGTTCCTGAGGAGTATATCAAGCAGATCCAGGTTGGTCAGGCGATGAAGGCGCGCATCGAACAGGTCTCCTCAGAGGTTTTTGAGGCCAAGGTGATCGCCGTCAGCCCCATCGCCAACAGCGCCAGCAAAGAGTATCCCGTCAAATTGAGCCTTCCCCAGTCGGGGCTCTGGAAATCGGGCATGTACGCCGAGGTCACCCTGCCGAATGGTGAGGCCAGGTCGCCTATCGTGGTGTCGAAAAACGCCGTTGTCAAGCGCGGCAGTGAGCGCGTCATCATGGTCACCGACGGTTCCACCGTCACCACCCGCCCCGTGCTGACCGGCCGCTCTGACGGCAGCAATATCGAGATCCTGAGCGGGCTCAACGGGGGAGAAAAAATCATCACCGTCGGTCAGAACGACTTGAAAGACGGCGACGCCATTCAAGTGATCGCCGAAAAGGGAGCGGCAAAATGA
- a CDS encoding YjfB family protein, which produces MNISQLPAPTLVNAASNGDIVHMLVLKKAMDMAQQQGSADTRMMEQSVNPRLGQRIDVRA; this is translated from the coding sequence ATGAACATATCCCAACTTCCTGCGCCGACGCTGGTCAACGCCGCATCCAACGGGGACATCGTCCACATGCTGGTGCTGAAAAAGGCGATGGATATGGCGCAGCAGCAGGGTTCCGCCGACACGCGGATGATGGAGCAGAGCGTCAATCCCCGTCTGGGCCAGCGGATCGACGTGAGGGCCTAG
- a CDS encoding TetR/AcrR family transcriptional regulator, whose product MTDLCGSERRDMFKAAAMELACQHGYEGATIKRIAQKCGVTVGTIYHYFENKEELFREALRERTFATVLKKLIGEIEEKPIDEGLFRVAMGFVGFLRERRNLISILVSEGLHNGEFGGLFMDIVRQNTELMKSYFDRKIAADELAPIDSRIAVQMFFGHFFTAYLHKERMQMEHLPPLDEAFVRGSIALLLHSWTQP is encoded by the coding sequence TTGACGGACCTTTGCGGTTCCGAACGGCGCGACATGTTTAAGGCGGCGGCTATGGAGCTTGCCTGCCAGCACGGGTATGAAGGCGCCACCATCAAGCGCATCGCCCAGAAATGCGGCGTCACCGTCGGCACCATCTATCACTACTTTGAGAACAAGGAAGAACTCTTTCGTGAGGCCTTGCGGGAACGGACCTTCGCGACGGTCCTGAAAAAATTGATCGGCGAGATTGAAGAGAAGCCGATCGACGAAGGCCTGTTCCGGGTAGCGATGGGGTTTGTCGGTTTTTTGCGGGAACGGCGAAACCTGATCTCCATTCTCGTCAGTGAGGGATTGCACAATGGCGAGTTCGGCGGTCTTTTCATGGACATCGTTCGGCAGAACACGGAATTGATGAAATCCTATTTCGACCGCAAGATCGCTGCCGACGAGCTGGCGCCCATCGATTCCCGCATCGCCGTGCAGATGTTTTTTGGGCACTTCTTTACGGCCTATCTGCACAAGGAACGGATGCAGATGGAACACCTGCCCCCGCTGGACGAGGCGTTCGTTCGCGGCAGCATCGCCTTGCTCTTGCATAGTTGGACACAGCCATAG
- a CDS encoding RluA family pseudouridine synthase, which translates to MSKEWLAHRIKPEEEGRRIGSVLQFCLGFSRRRLQILTRTDGFRLNGKRAHLDRRVKEGDLLEVCVHQEEEGNLAPVAMDLKVLYEDADLLILDKPPGIEVHPPEQRARFRPTLAHGVAHYFAEKGIKARVRPLHRLDKDTTGICVFAKNAFAHQALDRQLRDGSLQRGYLAILRGLPAEPVGIIDAPIGRDPEHHMRRMVRDDGETAITRYRVTQVFEPSALETKGAAEAEAEPERHLALAEVILETGRTHQIRVHFRHLGTPLLGDRLYGGDSFRIGRQALHSAWVTLLQPRSGEAVKVTSQIPEDMASLIGGNANDRSENEDRKTKDGQNDLDCNEDSVK; encoded by the coding sequence GTGTCGAAGGAATGGTTGGCTCACCGGATTAAGCCGGAGGAAGAGGGGCGGCGCATTGGCAGCGTTCTGCAGTTCTGCCTGGGATTTTCCCGCCGGCGCTTGCAGATCCTGACCCGGACCGACGGTTTTCGTCTAAACGGAAAACGGGCCCACCTCGACCGGCGGGTCAAGGAAGGCGATCTACTCGAAGTCTGTGTTCATCAGGAGGAGGAAGGCAACCTGGCGCCGGTCGCCATGGACCTGAAGGTGCTCTACGAAGACGCCGACCTGCTCATCCTCGACAAGCCGCCGGGGATCGAGGTGCACCCGCCGGAACAGAGGGCACGCTTCCGGCCGACCCTGGCCCATGGCGTGGCCCACTACTTCGCCGAGAAGGGGATTAAGGCGAGGGTTCGGCCGCTGCACCGGCTGGACAAAGACACGACAGGCATCTGTGTCTTCGCCAAGAACGCTTTCGCCCACCAAGCGCTGGATCGGCAACTCCGCGACGGGAGCTTGCAGCGCGGTTACCTGGCCATTTTGCGCGGTCTGCCGGCGGAGCCGGTGGGAATCATCGACGCGCCCATCGGTCGCGACCCCGAACATCACATGCGACGCATGGTCCGCGATGACGGAGAAACAGCGATCACCCGCTACCGGGTGACGCAGGTTTTTGAACCGTCAGCCTTGGAGACGAAGGGCGCAGCGGAAGCTGAAGCGGAACCGGAACGGCATCTGGCACTGGCGGAGGTTATCCTGGAAACGGGGCGAACCCACCAGATCCGGGTGCACTTCCGCCATCTGGGCACGCCGCTGCTCGGGGACCGTCTGTATGGGGGCGACTCGTTCCGCATCGGCCGTCAGGCATTGCATTCAGCCTGGGTGACGCTACTCCAGCCTCGCAGCGGTGAGGCGGTGAAGGTTACTTCCCAAATTCCCGAAGATATGGCCAGCCTGATCGGCGGGAACGCAAACGACAGAAGTGAAAACGAAGACAGAAAAACAAAAGACGGTCAAAACGACCTGGACTGCAACGAGGATAGTGTAAAATAG